Proteins encoded by one window of Vicia villosa cultivar HV-30 ecotype Madison, WI unplaced genomic scaffold, Vvil1.0 ctg.001084F_1_1, whole genome shotgun sequence:
- the LOC131633189 gene encoding uncharacterized protein LOC131633189, whose amino-acid sequence MATFEALYSRRCVTPLCWYESGESVVVGRKVTPVTGVGKELKSRKLTTRLIGPFHISKRVGEVAYQIALSLSHANHHDVFHVSQLRRYIADPSHIIQLNDVQVRDNLTVDTSPMRIEDREVKRLRGKEIAFVKVIWGGVADGNITWELRDKKKKSYSELFV is encoded by the exons atggcaaCTTTTGAAGCTCTGTATAGTAGAAGGTGTGTAACTCCTCTGTGTTGGTATGAGTCTGGAGAGAGTGTGGTGGTTGGGCGCAA AGTTACTCCTGTGACGGGTGTTGGCAAGGAATTGAAGTCACGTAAGTTGACGACGCGTTTAATTGGTCCTTTTCATATTTCTAagagagtaggtgaagtggcatatcaGATTGCATTGTCACTGTCACATGCTAATCAtcacgatgtgttccatgtgtctcaattgaggaggtacattgcaGACCCATCACATATTATTCAATTAAATGATGTTCAAGTAAgggataatttgacggttgatacatcacctatgcgaattgagGATCGAGAAGTTAAGAGGCTTCGTGGTAAGGAAATCGCTTTTGTGAAAGTGATTTGGGGCGGAGTAGCCGATGGCAACATTACTTGGGAACTCagggataagaagaagaaatcaTATTCGGAGTTGTTCGTTTGA
- the LOC131633190 gene encoding uncharacterized protein LOC131633190, giving the protein MAVVSPNCEICGMTGHAAPECLFLAGVSPKPVNYAQGNPYSNTYNPGWKNHPNFSYKNNNALYAPGQAPSVPPGYQKAPFTTPNVPRKSNLKIVMENFIATQTLTNKDFINQNVHTNEQIKQLATKVDALATHNKILETQISQVAQQQAPTAAPAGTFPGQPQPNPKGHAHAIILRSGREMDEPTDPRLKNPAMFQSPRKTIEEESRPKDKPSDLKEQEDKEGETEEKETPYIPPQPYKPPFPYPQRLEETKNIGQFKKFVELRKQLNFTIPFTEAITQMPSYAKFLKEILSNKKKLEDNETVTLTAECSAIIQNKMPPKRKDPGSFSIPCYIGEYVIDKDLCDLGASISLMPLSICEKLNMGDLRPTKMSVQLADRSVKYPVGVLENLPVRIRQFYIPTDFIIMDIKEDVNTHIILGRPFPATAGAIIDVKKGMLTFKVGEEKVRFILTQFLQAPTIEDTCYLVDVIDECIREIGLLEESYSEVIKIPMPLIFKDDNWRPEY; this is encoded by the coding sequence ATGGCTGTTGTTTCCCCAAATTGCGAAATATGCGGAATGACTGGACATGCTGCCCCCGAGTGCCTTTTTTTGGCAGGAGTTTCCCCTAAaccagtaaactatgctcaaggaaacccctaCTCAAACACGTATAACCCAGGATGGAAGAATCACCCTAATTTCTCGTACAAGAACAATAATGCTTTGTACGCACCTGGTCAAGCACCCAGTGTACCACCTGGATATCAAAAGGCACCATTCACTACTCCTAACGTCCCTAGGAAGTCTAACTTAAAAATAGTGATGGAAAATTTCATAGCCACTCAGACTCTGACTAATAAGGATTTCATAAACCAAAACGTGCACACTAATGAGCAAATCAAACAGTTAGCGACTAAAGTAGACGCGTTGGCCACTCACAACAAGATCCTCGAGACACAAATCTCTCAAGTGgcacaacaacaagcacctactgccgcACCTGCTGGGACATTTCCAGGACAGCCACAACCAAACCCAAAAGGACATGCTCATGCTATTATTCTGCGAAGTGGTAGAGAGATGGATGAACCGACTGACCCTAGGCTTAAAAACCCTGCTATGTTCCAAAGCCCTAGGAAGACAATTGAGGAGGAAAGTAGACCCAAGGATAAACCAAGTGATTTGAAAGAGCAAGAGGACAAGGAAGGCGAGACGGAGGAGAAAGAAACTCCATACATACCTCCACAACCTTATAAACCACCTTTCCCGTACCCTCAAAGACTCGAGGAAACTAAAAACATAGGGCAATTTAAGAAATTTGTCGAACTTCGTAAACAGTTAAACTTCACAATTCCGTTTACAGAAGCCATTACCCAAATGCCCTCATATGCTAAgttcctaaaagaaatcctatcgaataagaagaaattagaagaCAACGAGACTGTAACACTCACTGCTGAATGTAGTGCcataatccaaaataaaatgcCACCTAAGCGGAAAGACCCAGGAAGTTTCTCCATACCTTGCTATATAGGAGAATATGTCATAGACAAAGATTTATGTGACTTAGGAGCTAGTATTAgcctaatgcctttgtccatttgcgAGAAACTAAACATGGGAGATTTAAGACCAACCAAGATGTCAGTACAACTTGCAGACCGATCTGTCAAGTATCCTGTAGGTGTTCTTGAAAATTTACCCGTCCGCATCAGACAATTCTACATCCCTACGGATTTCATAATTATGGACATAAAAGAAGACGTCAATACTCATATAATCTTAGGAAGACCTTTCCCAGCTACCGCTGGAGCCATTATAGACGTAAAGAAGGGCATGTTGACATTCAAAGTAGGTGAGGAGAAGGTCAGGTTTATTCTAACACAATTCCTTCAAGCCCCAACTATAGAAGATACATGTTATCTGGTGGATGTTATTGATGAATGTATAAGAGAGATAGGATTGTTAGAAGAATCTTACTCTGAAGTTATAAAGATTCCGATGCCCCTGATTTTCAAAGATGACAATTGGCGTCCAGAATATTAA